A single Dechloromonas denitrificans DNA region contains:
- a CDS encoding efflux RND transporter permease subunit: MSSFNLSALAVRERSVTLFLMLAIFIAGVIAFLTLGRAEDPAFTIKQMTVITAWPGATAKEMEELVAEPLEKRMQELRWYDRTETFTRPGLAFSTVVLLDSTPPADVPDQFYQARKKLGDEALKLPRGVIGPMVNDEYADVTFALYALKAKGEPHRHLVRDAETMRQRLLHVPGVKKVNIIGEQAERIFVEFSHDRLATLGVSPRDLFAALNSRNVMTPAGSIEAKGPQVFIRLEGAIDDLETIRNTPVAARGRTLKLGDIAEVKRGYEDPATFLIRNNGEPTLLLGVVMREGWNGLNLGKALEAEAATINAEMPLGMNLSKVTDQSVNIQSAVGEFMVKFLVALGVVILVGFLSMGWRAGVVVAAAVPLTLAAVFIIMAATGKNFDRITLGSLILALGLLVDDAIIAIEMMVVKMEEGYDRIRAAAYAWSHTAAPMLAGTLVTAIGFMPNGFAKSTAGEYTSNMFWIVGTALIASWIVAVVFTPYLGVKLLPNYEKHAGGHGAIYGTPNYERFRRLLVWVIRHKWLVAASVIGAFVIAILGMGVVNKQFFPTSDRPEVLVEVQMPYGTSIAQTSAATAKVEAWLAEQPEARVVTSYIGQGAPRFFLAMSPELPDPSFAKVVVLTGDNKEREALKFRLRQAAADGLAPEARVRVTQIVFGPPSPFPVAYRVMGPDPDKLRDIATEVRGVMQASAQMRTVNTDWGERVPALHFSLDQDRLQSIGLTSADVAQQLQFLLSGIPITEVREDIRSVQVTARSGGNTRLDPGRIGDFTLVGAAGQKIPLSQVGKVDVRMEDPILRRRDRTPTITVRGDIAEGLQPPDVSSAVWQELQPIIAKLPAGYRIEMAGAIEESGKANRALAPVFPIMIALTLITIIFQVRSIAAMMMVFATAPLGLIGVVPTLLLFGQPFGINALVGLIALSGILMRNTLILIGQIRDNIADGLAPFNAVVEATVQRARPVILTALAAMLAFIPLTHSVFWGTLAYTLIGGTFAGTILTLVFLPALYAIWFKIRPTAGDGKAVPAMEPEPVAA; encoded by the coding sequence GCTCGGTCACCCTGTTCCTGATGCTGGCGATCTTCATCGCCGGCGTCATCGCCTTCCTGACCCTGGGTCGTGCCGAGGACCCCGCCTTTACCATCAAGCAGATGACCGTGATCACCGCCTGGCCCGGCGCGACAGCCAAGGAGATGGAAGAACTGGTCGCCGAACCGCTGGAAAAGCGCATGCAGGAACTGCGCTGGTATGACCGGACCGAGACCTTTACGCGGCCGGGGCTGGCTTTCTCCACGGTAGTCCTGCTCGACAGTACGCCGCCGGCCGACGTCCCCGACCAGTTCTATCAGGCGCGCAAGAAACTCGGCGACGAGGCGCTCAAACTACCGCGTGGCGTCATCGGCCCGATGGTGAATGACGAATATGCCGACGTGACCTTTGCGCTCTATGCCTTGAAAGCCAAGGGCGAGCCGCATCGGCACCTGGTGCGCGATGCGGAAACCATGCGTCAGCGTCTGCTGCACGTACCCGGGGTCAAGAAGGTGAACATCATCGGCGAGCAGGCCGAACGGATTTTCGTCGAGTTCTCGCATGACCGCCTGGCGACGCTGGGCGTCTCCCCGCGCGACCTCTTCGCCGCACTCAACAGCCGCAATGTCATGACGCCGGCCGGCTCGATCGAAGCCAAGGGCCCACAGGTCTTCATCCGCCTCGAAGGCGCCATCGACGATCTGGAGACGATCCGTAATACGCCGGTCGCGGCGCGCGGCCGGACGCTGAAGCTCGGCGACATCGCCGAGGTCAAGCGCGGCTACGAAGACCCGGCCACCTTCCTGATCCGGAACAACGGCGAACCGACCCTGCTGCTCGGCGTGGTCATGCGCGAGGGTTGGAATGGCCTCAATCTGGGCAAGGCGCTGGAGGCGGAAGCGGCGACGATCAACGCCGAAATGCCACTCGGCATGAACCTCTCCAAGGTGACGGACCAGTCTGTGAATATCCAGTCGGCGGTTGGCGAATTCATGGTCAAGTTCCTGGTCGCCCTCGGCGTGGTGATCCTGGTCGGCTTTCTCAGCATGGGCTGGCGCGCCGGCGTCGTGGTTGCGGCTGCAGTGCCGCTGACCCTGGCCGCCGTCTTCATCATCATGGCGGCGACCGGCAAGAATTTCGACCGCATCACGCTGGGTTCCTTGATCCTGGCGCTGGGGCTGCTGGTCGACGACGCGATCATCGCCATCGAGATGATGGTCGTGAAGATGGAGGAAGGCTACGACCGCATCCGTGCCGCAGCCTATGCCTGGAGCCACACCGCCGCGCCGATGCTGGCCGGCACCCTAGTGACGGCGATCGGCTTCATGCCCAACGGCTTCGCCAAGTCGACCGCCGGCGAGTACACCAGCAACATGTTCTGGATCGTCGGCACGGCCTTGATCGCCTCGTGGATCGTAGCCGTCGTGTTCACGCCCTACCTCGGGGTCAAGCTGCTGCCAAACTACGAGAAGCATGCGGGTGGGCACGGAGCCATCTACGGCACGCCGAATTACGAGCGCTTCCGCCGGCTGCTGGTCTGGGTGATCCGGCACAAATGGCTGGTCGCGGCGAGCGTGATTGGCGCCTTCGTTATCGCGATTCTCGGCATGGGCGTGGTCAACAAGCAGTTCTTCCCGACCTCGGACCGGCCGGAAGTGCTGGTCGAGGTGCAGATGCCGTATGGCACCTCAATCGCGCAAACCAGCGCCGCGACAGCCAAGGTCGAAGCCTGGCTGGCAGAACAGCCAGAGGCCAGGGTCGTGACGTCCTACATCGGCCAGGGCGCGCCCCGCTTTTTCCTGGCGATGTCACCTGAATTGCCCGATCCGTCGTTCGCCAAGGTCGTGGTCCTGACGGGCGATAACAAGGAACGCGAAGCCCTCAAGTTCAGATTGCGCCAGGCGGCAGCCGACGGCTTGGCGCCCGAGGCGCGGGTGCGCGTGACCCAGATCGTCTTCGGACCCCCGTCGCCGTTTCCCGTGGCCTACCGTGTCATGGGGCCGGACCCCGACAAGCTGCGCGACATCGCGACAGAGGTGCGTGGCGTCATGCAGGCCTCCGCCCAGATGCGGACGGTCAACACCGACTGGGGCGAGCGCGTGCCCGCACTGCACTTTTCGCTCGACCAGGATCGCCTGCAGAGCATCGGCCTGACGTCTGCCGATGTGGCGCAGCAGCTGCAGTTCCTGTTGAGTGGCATCCCGATTACGGAAGTGCGCGAGGACATCCGTTCGGTGCAGGTCACGGCCAGATCGGGCGGCAACACACGGCTCGATCCGGGCAGGATTGGCGACTTCACCCTGGTCGGTGCGGCCGGTCAAAAGATTCCGCTGTCACAGGTCGGCAAGGTTGATGTCCGCATGGAAGATCCCATCCTGCGCCGCCGCGATCGCACCCCAACCATCACCGTGCGTGGCGATATCGCCGAGGGCTTGCAGCCGCCGGACGTCTCCAGCGCCGTGTGGCAGGAACTGCAGCCGATCATTGCCAAACTGCCGGCTGGTTACCGGATCGAAATGGCTGGCGCCATCGAGGAGTCGGGCAAGGCCAATCGGGCCCTGGCGCCGGTCTTCCCGATCATGATCGCGCTGACCCTGATCACCATCATCTTCCAGGTGCGTTCGATCGCCGCGATGATGATGGTATTCGCCACCGCACCGCTCGGCTTGATCGGCGTCGTGCCGACGCTGTTGCTGTTCGGGCAGCCGTTCGGCATCAATGCACTGGTCGGTCTGATCGCCCTGTCCGGCATCCTGATGCGCAACACGCTGATCCTGATCGGGCAGATCCGCGACAACATCGCGGATGGATTGGCGCCCTTCAACGCCGTCGTCGAGGCCACTGTGCAGCGCGCCCGTCCGGTCATCCTGACCGCACTCGCCGCCATGCTGGCATTCATTCCGCTGACCCATTCGGTGTTCTGGGGCACGCTGGCCTATACGCTCATCGGCGGCACCTTCGCCGGGACGATTCTGACCCTGGTTTTCCTGCCAGCCTTGTACGCGATCTGGTTCAAGATCAGGCCAACGGCGGGAGACGGGAAGGCCGTTCCTGCGATGGAGCCGGAGCCAGTCGCGGCCTAA
- a CDS encoding DsbA family protein, whose product MSTLHYIYDPLCGWCYGAAPLVRAAREILAVQAHGGGMMTGANRQSVTPQLRAYVKQHDARIAQLTGQPFGPAYADGLLHASGVVLDSEPPTAAILAAEAIAGRGLDMLAQLQIAHYVEGRRIAEPATLSEVAAELGLDTQAFVAAFAQQSGATVQRHIEETRHLMAEVGARGFPSFVLETDGVLQGIDIGSYLGQPQAFQDWLRSQVRVPGGGSTGDAPVCDINGCAI is encoded by the coding sequence ATGAGCACCCTGCATTACATCTACGACCCGCTCTGCGGCTGGTGCTACGGCGCCGCGCCGCTGGTCAGGGCGGCGCGCGAAATTCTCGCCGTTCAGGCGCACGGCGGCGGCATGATGACCGGTGCCAACCGCCAGAGCGTGACGCCGCAACTGCGCGCCTACGTCAAGCAGCACGACGCGCGCATCGCGCAACTGACCGGCCAGCCCTTCGGGCCGGCCTACGCCGACGGTCTGCTACACGCCAGCGGCGTCGTGCTCGATTCCGAACCGCCCACGGCGGCCATCCTGGCCGCCGAAGCGATCGCCGGGCGCGGGCTGGACATGCTGGCGCAACTGCAGATCGCGCATTACGTCGAAGGCCGCCGGATTGCCGAGCCAGCCACCCTGAGCGAAGTCGCCGCCGAACTCGGCCTCGACACGCAGGCCTTTGTCGCAGCGTTCGCGCAACAATCCGGCGCCACCGTCCAGCGCCATATCGAGGAAACCCGGCATTTGATGGCCGAGGTCGGCGCCCGCGGCTTTCCCAGCTTTGTACTCGAAACCGATGGTGTTTTGCAGGGCATCGATATCGGGAGCTATCTGGGCCAGCCGCAAGCCTTTCAGGACTGGTTGCGCAGCCAGGTTCGGGTGCCGGGGGGCGGGAGTACGGGTGATGCGCCGGTCTGTGACATTAATGGTTGTGCGATCTGA
- a CDS encoding MBL fold metallo-hydrolase, with protein MSYTRQLGRFVFPALITLGVVAASGARAEVAAPLSITTYNADANSFHVNAVVVSGKREAVVIDSGFTRADALRIAANVLDSGKTLKTIFISNADPDFYFGAEVLKGIFPQAQVLTTPAVRAKIEAKLAGKLAFWGPKMGANAPQKPIVPDLLQGNTLSVDGESIEVRDTGGELAHRPYVWIPSIRTIAGNIAIFGNLHVWTADTQKASERQAWIVQLDEIEALKPVTVVPGHMTAGTVLDTSNIRYTREYLQRFEVEAAKAKTGAELIEAMKKAYPQVGEGLALEIGAKVNKGEMKW; from the coding sequence ATGTCCTATACCCGCCAACTTGGCCGCTTCGTTTTCCCCGCCCTGATCACGCTCGGCGTTGTTGCCGCGAGCGGCGCCCGTGCCGAAGTCGCCGCGCCGCTCAGCATCACGACCTATAACGCCGACGCCAACAGCTTTCACGTCAATGCCGTGGTGGTCAGCGGCAAGCGCGAAGCGGTCGTGATCGACAGCGGCTTCACCCGCGCCGATGCGCTGCGCATTGCCGCCAATGTGCTCGATAGCGGCAAGACGCTGAAGACGATCTTCATCAGCAATGCCGACCCCGATTTCTACTTCGGCGCCGAAGTGCTGAAAGGCATTTTCCCGCAGGCGCAGGTGCTGACCACCCCGGCCGTGCGCGCCAAGATCGAGGCCAAGCTGGCCGGCAAGCTCGCCTTCTGGGGCCCGAAGATGGGCGCCAACGCACCGCAGAAGCCGATCGTCCCGGACCTGCTGCAAGGCAACACGCTGAGCGTTGATGGCGAAAGCATCGAAGTGCGCGACACCGGCGGCGAACTCGCGCATCGCCCCTATGTGTGGATTCCGTCGATCCGGACCATCGCCGGCAACATCGCCATTTTCGGCAATTTGCATGTGTGGACCGCTGACACCCAGAAAGCGAGCGAACGCCAGGCCTGGATTGTCCAACTCGATGAAATCGAGGCACTCAAACCGGTGACGGTCGTGCCCGGCCACATGACTGCCGGCACGGTGCTGGATACCAGCAATATCCGCTATACCCGCGAATACCTGCAGCGCTTTGAGGTAGAAGCGGCCAAGGCGAAGACCGGTGCCGAGCTGATCGAAGCAATGAAGAAAGCCTACCCGCAAGTCGGCGAGGGTCTCGCGCTGGAGATCGGCGCCAAGGTGAACAAGGGCGAAATGAAGTGGTAA
- a CDS encoding LysR family transcriptional regulator, with protein MDRLTAVRVFVEVADRGSLTQTAEHLEMSAAMVSRYLAAVEDWFEARLLHRTTRKVSLTDAGLAALPACRQMLDIAEEARHIAAERSREPAGVLRVTTSSSFADAQLTAALIDFQQHYPQVEIVLSVGDKPTDLVAERVDLAVRITNTLDPTMITRPLARCRSMLCASPDYLQRHGLPLTADDLRQHRCIAHAFGIGKQYRLTRSGETITVPVNWSFHTNETAVLRRAVLSGAGIGMLPTYYLGDDLRAGRLVHLLPDHEPDVLGIHAIYLSRRHQPLALRLLVDFLAARFAGEPAPWDLALNVQTQA; from the coding sequence ATGGATCGCCTGACCGCAGTACGTGTCTTTGTCGAAGTCGCCGATCGGGGCAGCCTGACGCAGACGGCCGAGCATCTGGAAATGTCGGCCGCCATGGTCAGCCGCTATCTCGCCGCCGTCGAGGACTGGTTCGAGGCCCGCTTGCTGCATCGGACGACGCGCAAGGTCAGCCTGACCGATGCCGGTCTGGCGGCGCTGCCCGCCTGCCGGCAAATGCTCGACATCGCCGAGGAGGCTCGCCACATCGCGGCCGAACGCAGCCGTGAGCCAGCCGGGGTCCTCCGGGTTACAACTTCCAGCTCTTTTGCCGACGCTCAACTTACGGCTGCACTGATCGACTTTCAGCAGCACTACCCGCAGGTCGAAATCGTGCTGTCGGTGGGTGACAAGCCGACCGATCTGGTCGCCGAGCGGGTCGATCTGGCGGTGCGCATCACCAACACACTGGATCCGACAATGATTACGCGCCCCCTGGCGCGCTGTCGCTCGATGCTCTGTGCCTCACCCGACTATCTGCAACGCCACGGCCTGCCGCTTACCGCCGACGACTTGCGCCAGCACCGCTGCATCGCGCACGCCTTCGGTATTGGCAAGCAATACCGACTGACGCGGAGTGGCGAGACGATTACCGTACCGGTCAATTGGAGCTTCCACACCAACGAGACTGCCGTCTTACGACGGGCGGTGCTATCCGGCGCGGGTATTGGCATGCTGCCGACTTACTATTTGGGTGACGACCTGCGTGCCGGGCGCCTGGTGCACCTGCTGCCGGATCATGAGCCAGACGTGCTGGGAATTCATGCCATTTATCTCTCGCGTCGGCATCAACCGCTCGCCCTGCGCCTGCTGGTGGATTTTCTTGCTGCCCGCTTTGCCGGCGAACCGGCACCGTGGGATCTGGCGCTCAACGTGCAAACACAGGCCTGA